A single Deinococcus aerophilus DNA region contains:
- a CDS encoding chemotaxis protein CheW produces MAETFLLFRSSSRMLALPTRQTRQVLPLGHVSPLPATGGSLLGLMPAGGRAVPLVNLALLAELSAEPQEAAPLVLLCDHAGEALLLPIEEVLGNVTEETAPTPGAALLQDATFGATRASLLNLTALVGAIGTRLQPA; encoded by the coding sequence ATGGCCGAGACCTTCCTGCTGTTCCGCAGTTCATCCCGGATGCTGGCGCTGCCCACCCGGCAGACCCGGCAGGTGCTGCCGCTGGGCCATGTCTCGCCGCTGCCGGCCACCGGGGGCAGCCTGCTGGGCCTGATGCCCGCGGGGGGCCGCGCCGTTCCGCTGGTCAATCTGGCCCTGCTCGCCGAACTGTCCGCAGAGCCGCAGGAAGCCGCCCCGCTGGTCCTGCTGTGTGACCACGCGGGCGAGGCGCTGCTTCTGCCCATCGAGGAAGTGTTGGGCAACGTCACCGAGGAGACCGCGCCCACTCCCGGCGCGGCCCTGCTGCAAGACGCCACCTTCGGCGCGACCCGGGCGTCCCTGCTGAACCTCACCGCCCTGGTCGGGGCCATCGGCACCCGCCTCCAGCCCGCCTGA
- a CDS encoding methyl-accepting chemotaxis protein, translating to MLQKLPTTADPTSLPSPAGAARPFTDARPNTGRAAGKPRRALGLLDRLSVAQKLGLAGILFAIPTVVLGVTTSRLQGQLLQPVNLAHQALPFAQAVDSLHASLSAYALSAGAVEGGGAAERKARDAAGQNVTQALQQLQDLLSAQDGRSANAQLRAQLRQELPTDKFKLAWDDFRRSVQYASPGNVASSYGTLQPGLENMLADIARLSQLEVGAGRSSIFALQQASLNHLTTLRFELTQAELLARSIQSNRGAAVNEVTALTALIPLTRAAANEVLDGVSNAVETSATLPKDLVAQARRLKSSTLAAVDNLSLITEGQTVSATNASVTRALQQAQTLSGASLSALVGETRAVQYAGQRSGLGIAALTLTLVALAIMLLLAILRHLLGGLRGLTDASRRLSTGDFSARVQLGSTDELGQLGRTINKAAAQLQENELKNEQDRLEAAQLQANVGEFLDVTMDIADGDLTRRGKVTENVLGNVVDSINLMTEELAGVLQNVQQASRSVTGGSQAMLDTTEQIRQGLLVTAQETERAQQQAHEMTEGIRRMSAIAQASADSARRALEASEQGQLAVTGTLEGISAIRESSRGVAERVQSLTQRSEQIQDIVDSIGHIASQVNLLSLHASIEAAGAGEAGYRFAVVAEEVRGLADLSTEATARIATLIAGIQADVQDVAGRMQANTAQVEQGYLVAGQAGERLREIGELAQVTAQFAQDISGAAQEQVQGVQHMSGAVGQIAAVAQQSQHSAEQGRNAAEGLQQLADRLGRSLARFRLPG from the coding sequence ATGCTACAGAAGTTGCCCACCACCGCCGACCCGACCAGTCTTCCGAGCCCAGCAGGTGCCGCGCGCCCATTCACTGACGCGCGCCCCAACACCGGCCGCGCCGCCGGGAAGCCGCGCCGCGCGCTGGGGCTGCTCGACCGCCTGAGCGTGGCCCAGAAGCTGGGGCTGGCCGGAATCCTGTTCGCCATTCCCACTGTGGTGCTGGGCGTGACCACCTCGCGGCTGCAGGGCCAGCTGCTGCAGCCCGTGAACCTGGCCCACCAGGCCCTGCCGTTCGCACAGGCGGTCGACAGCCTTCACGCCAGCCTGAGCGCCTACGCCCTGAGTGCCGGGGCGGTCGAGGGCGGCGGGGCCGCCGAGCGCAAGGCTCGCGATGCAGCCGGTCAGAACGTGACCCAGGCGCTGCAACAGCTGCAGGACCTGCTCTCGGCCCAGGACGGACGCAGCGCCAACGCGCAGCTGCGCGCCCAGCTGCGCCAGGAACTGCCCACCGACAAGTTCAAACTGGCCTGGGACGATTTCCGCCGGTCGGTGCAGTATGCCTCGCCGGGCAACGTGGCGAGCAGCTACGGCACCCTGCAACCCGGCCTGGAAAACATGCTCGCCGACATTGCCCGCCTCAGCCAGCTGGAGGTAGGGGCAGGGCGCAGCAGCATCTTCGCCCTGCAGCAGGCCAGCCTGAATCACCTGACCACCCTGCGCTTTGAGCTGACCCAGGCCGAGCTGCTCGCCCGCAGCATCCAGTCCAACCGGGGCGCGGCGGTCAACGAGGTCACGGCGCTCACGGCGCTGATTCCGCTGACGCGGGCGGCGGCGAACGAGGTGCTCGACGGGGTGTCCAACGCCGTGGAAACCAGCGCCACCCTGCCCAAGGACCTGGTGGCCCAGGCCCGGCGCCTGAAGTCCTCGACGCTGGCCGCCGTAGACAACCTGTCGCTCATCACCGAGGGCCAGACCGTCAGCGCTACCAACGCCTCGGTGACGCGCGCCCTGCAACAGGCCCAGACGCTCAGCGGAGCGTCCCTGAGCGCCCTGGTGGGCGAGACCCGGGCCGTGCAGTACGCCGGGCAGCGCTCGGGGCTGGGCATTGCGGCGCTGACCCTGACACTGGTCGCGCTGGCGATCATGCTGCTTCTGGCGATTCTGCGCCACCTGCTGGGCGGCCTGCGCGGCCTGACCGACGCCTCGCGCCGCCTGAGTACCGGGGACTTCAGCGCGCGTGTGCAGCTGGGCAGCACCGACGAGCTGGGCCAGCTGGGACGCACCATCAACAAGGCGGCGGCGCAGCTGCAGGAAAACGAACTCAAGAACGAGCAGGACCGCTTGGAAGCCGCGCAGCTGCAGGCCAACGTCGGGGAATTCCTGGACGTGACCATGGACATCGCCGACGGCGACCTGACCCGGCGCGGCAAGGTCACCGAGAACGTGCTGGGCAACGTGGTGGACTCGATCAACCTGATGACCGAGGAGCTGGCCGGGGTGTTGCAGAACGTGCAGCAGGCCTCGCGGTCCGTGACCGGCGGCTCACAGGCCATGCTGGACACCACCGAGCAGATCCGCCAGGGCCTGCTGGTCACGGCCCAGGAAACCGAGCGCGCCCAGCAGCAGGCCCACGAGATGACCGAGGGCATCCGCCGCATGTCGGCCATCGCCCAGGCGTCTGCCGACTCGGCCCGCCGCGCCCTGGAAGCTTCCGAGCAGGGACAGCTGGCCGTGACCGGCACCCTGGAGGGCATATCGGCCATCCGCGAATCCTCGCGCGGCGTTGCCGAGCGCGTGCAGTCGCTGACCCAACGCTCCGAGCAGATTCAGGACATCGTGGACTCCATCGGCCACATCGCGTCCCAGGTCAACCTGCTCTCGCTGCACGCCTCCATCGAGGCGGCGGGTGCGGGCGAGGCCGGCTACCGCTTCGCCGTCGTGGCCGAGGAAGTGCGCGGTCTGGCCGACCTGTCCACCGAGGCCACGGCGCGCATCGCCACGCTGATCGCCGGTATCCAGGCCGACGTGCAGGACGTGGCCGGACGCATGCAGGCCAACACCGCACAGGTCGAGCAGGGCTACCTGGTGGCCGGGCAGGCCGGTGAACGTCTGCGCGAGATCGGCGAGCTGGCCCAGGTCACCGCGCAGTTCGCCCAGGACATCTCGGGCGCCGCCCAGGAACAGGTGCAGGGCGTGCAACACATGAGCGGTGCGGTCGGTCAGATCGCCGCCGTGGCCCAGCAGTCGCAGCACTCGGCCGAGCAGGGACGCAACGCCGCCGAGGGCCTGCAGCAGCTCGCTGACCGCCTGGGCCGCAGCCTGGCACGCTTCCGTCTGCCGGGCTGA
- a CDS encoding methyl-accepting chemotaxis protein, with the protein MSQNARLDPFLSTPKPTQGRRKAAASTAPSGQTRTGVLGRIGVGRKLALTAGIFALPITALLFLTVSGRQHDINFIQREQAGVSQIADYQRFQSEIANYVSARNRGNKTTASTAQAAATQALKNLQQSTKALNLPATQATVAALSGQWKQLQAGDIGPSGLLLASNYKQFYEDQVLPSLETLLQESNLLLDPTAASSFAIQSALVELPEVRARLSALSALAASLEQVKGQPDLVDIIAPQYRDLAVRAGVALDAAFSAIKRAEAQDESLTPTLGTAVRNLEPVRQTIASAANADLLRNVNQRANLNAVQASVEQVATAISIGTEEINRLLKNRVAVERSAQLFELMAVGLLTLLAALLLVAVSRAITRPLTQLTRSARLLAQGDFSTTVQVTSQDELGLVAGAFNEAATQLHSNQQKAEQERLEAAQLQSNISDFLDVTMDIADGDLTRRGKVTEDVLGNVVDSINLMAAELAGVLGDVQHASQSVTDGSQAMLNTTSQIGDATRLTAAEAARVAGQVQNITAAIREMAAQAQNSAETARAALLASQQGQEAVTGTLGGMQNIRREVQGVAKRIKGLGDRSLEIQEIVDTISQIARQTNLLALNASIEAAGAGEAGGRFSIVADEVRKLADTSSQATARIATLIKNVQAEIQDVIVSVEDGTREVEQGYRVAGSAGERLREIGTLTQQSAQLAESIAASSQAQVTGVEEMGSAVEQIAAVAQQSQGSVEQGRATAEQLEQLAQGLNASLTRFRLPS; encoded by the coding sequence ATGTCCCAGAACGCCCGTCTCGATCCCTTCCTGAGCACTCCGAAGCCCACCCAGGGACGCCGCAAGGCAGCCGCCTCCACCGCTCCGTCCGGACAGACGCGGACCGGCGTGCTGGGCCGCATCGGCGTGGGCCGCAAACTGGCCCTCACGGCCGGCATCTTCGCGCTGCCCATCACGGCGCTGCTGTTTCTGACCGTCAGCGGCCGGCAGCACGACATCAACTTCATTCAGCGTGAGCAGGCCGGCGTCAGTCAGATCGCCGACTACCAGCGTTTCCAGTCGGAAATCGCCAACTACGTCAGTGCCCGCAACCGGGGCAACAAGACCACCGCCTCCACTGCCCAGGCCGCCGCCACCCAGGCCCTGAAGAACCTGCAGCAAAGCACCAAGGCCCTGAATCTGCCCGCCACCCAGGCCACCGTGGCCGCGCTGTCCGGACAGTGGAAGCAGTTGCAGGCCGGCGACATCGGGCCCAGCGGGCTGCTGCTCGCCTCCAACTACAAGCAGTTCTATGAAGATCAGGTGCTGCCCAGTCTGGAGACCCTGCTGCAGGAATCCAACCTGCTGCTGGACCCCACCGCCGCTTCCTCCTTCGCCATTCAGTCGGCACTGGTGGAACTGCCCGAGGTGCGCGCGCGGCTGTCGGCGCTCTCTGCCCTGGCCGCCTCTCTGGAGCAGGTCAAGGGTCAGCCGGACCTCGTTGACATCATCGCGCCGCAGTACCGCGATCTGGCGGTCCGCGCCGGGGTGGCCCTCGACGCCGCCTTCAGCGCGATCAAGCGTGCCGAGGCCCAGGACGAAAGCTTGACGCCCACCCTGGGCACAGCGGTCCGGAACCTGGAACCGGTGCGCCAGACCATTGCCAGCGCGGCCAACGCGGACCTGCTGCGAAACGTCAACCAGCGCGCCAACCTCAATGCTGTTCAGGCCTCGGTCGAGCAGGTGGCCACCGCCATCAGCATCGGCACCGAGGAGATCAACCGGCTTCTGAAAAACCGCGTCGCGGTGGAGCGCAGCGCCCAGCTGTTCGAGCTGATGGCGGTCGGCCTGCTGACCCTGCTCGCCGCGCTGCTGCTCGTGGCGGTCAGCCGCGCCATCACCCGCCCCCTGACCCAGCTGACGCGCTCGGCCCGCCTGCTCGCGCAGGGAGATTTCAGCACCACCGTGCAGGTCACCAGCCAGGACGAGCTGGGGCTGGTCGCCGGGGCGTTTAACGAGGCGGCCACCCAGCTGCACAGCAACCAGCAGAAAGCCGAGCAGGAACGCCTGGAAGCCGCGCAGCTGCAGAGCAACATCAGCGACTTCCTGGACGTGACCATGGACATCGCCGACGGCGACCTGACCCGGCGCGGCAAGGTCACCGAGGACGTGCTGGGCAACGTGGTGGACTCGATCAACCTGATGGCCGCCGAGCTGGCCGGAGTGCTGGGAGATGTGCAGCACGCCTCACAGTCCGTCACCGACGGCTCGCAGGCCATGTTGAACACCACCTCCCAGATCGGTGACGCGACCCGCCTGACGGCCGCCGAGGCCGCCCGCGTGGCCGGGCAGGTTCAGAACATCACCGCGGCCATCCGCGAGATGGCCGCGCAGGCCCAGAACTCGGCCGAGACCGCCCGCGCCGCGCTGCTCGCCTCGCAGCAGGGACAGGAAGCCGTGACCGGCACGCTGGGCGGCATGCAGAACATCCGCCGGGAGGTGCAGGGGGTGGCCAAGCGCATCAAGGGCCTGGGGGACCGCTCGCTGGAAATTCAGGAAATCGTGGACACCATCTCCCAGATTGCCCGCCAGACCAACCTGCTCGCCCTGAACGCCTCCATCGAGGCGGCGGGCGCGGGCGAGGCCGGCGGACGCTTCAGCATCGTGGCAGACGAGGTGCGCAAGCTCGCCGACACGTCCTCGCAGGCCACCGCGCGCATCGCCACGCTCATCAAGAACGTGCAGGCCGAGATTCAGGACGTGATCGTGAGCGTGGAGGACGGCACCCGCGAGGTGGAACAAGGCTACCGCGTGGCGGGCAGCGCCGGGGAACGTCTGCGCGAGATCGGCACGCTGACGCAGCAGTCCGCGCAGCTTGCCGAGAGCATCGCCGCGTCCAGCCAGGCGCAGGTAACGGGCGTCGAGGAGATGGGCAGCGCGGTGGAGCAGATCGCCGCCGTCGCGCAGCAGTCCCAGGGCTCCGTGGAACAGGGCCGCGCCACCGCCGAGCAGCTCGAACAGCTGGCCCAGGGCCTGAACGCCAGCCTGACCCGCTTCCGGCTGCCCTCGTAG
- a CDS encoding hybrid sensor histidine kinase/response regulator, whose amino-acid sequence MPHRDSAQYDSDHSDLISGFIQEAGEVLDGMEAGIGTLRRAPAGPQDAEGLGTLGLLAHRLRGSAGLYGYSQLSKMAALLERILDSRPLLHGEQREQYLALLDTSHATLREGLNRIGRGERESDLGLNFARSGGAAQLQALLSVNPAAFKPRPPEHRLSQITETPDDQTPGPADAAEEGASLEDGLRQFYRDNAEIWEYFAPEIREHLGGLRAQLDAATDGADPDLDVMFRAAHTVKGSSYMVGLPGLGDFAHGMEDLLGGVRDGVLRLDAPVLEVLDLALIGMDSLLQAAEGGSAPVAGQLAALSSQMAALAGGQTPDHTPPAQADSTPASPEGGAPAGSLSPEVASIRVPARQLEGLMDQLGELVTARSRLGQSLSRLDELQQAMLGSQVRFQRTVRDFEERHLNPDMVRAAEHPASEPMGGMGDANLTQQFDELEFDTYNDLNILARSITELSADFAEVRRRLSETVGELQGENELLGKLLRQLRLDVTQTSRVSFAQTANRLRRWAREHAERFDFLVEGEEVQVDSAVLQRLIDPLMHLLTNALHHGIGSAEGRAGAGKSGRGRVWLRAAQRQNFLEVSVQDDGQGLDLDTIASRALEKGLRSVQELDRMSDDDRARLILLPGLSTAQGVSTVAGRGVGMDVVATTARQLGGELLIRSVRGSGTTFTLRLPTTRRIVDVLPVRAAGHELGFAVGVVRALRELHSHELGIGEHGFEVPFEGRSLPVVDLRAIWGLAPDAEDDGELHRLVILATPAGDVAARVDSFGQIEEVSVSPLGSLLSGLEYLAGTALSAAGDAFSLLDPSGLIRLARRPQDFLKPQASVGQGRGRTRLLLVDDSLSVRKLVGRMLERGGYTVITANDGQEALDLLQLDAEFGAVISDLEMPRMNGYELLSAVRGRPATARLPLMIMTTRAGEKHQRLALQLGANDYFTKPVNEALLLRRIGDVLAVEA is encoded by the coding sequence ATGCCACACCGCGACAGCGCCCAGTACGACAGCGACCACAGTGACCTGATCAGCGGCTTTATCCAGGAGGCCGGGGAGGTTCTGGACGGCATGGAGGCGGGAATCGGGACGCTGCGCCGCGCCCCGGCAGGCCCGCAGGACGCCGAGGGCCTGGGCACGCTGGGCCTGCTGGCCCACCGCCTGCGGGGCAGCGCCGGACTGTACGGCTACTCGCAGCTGTCCAAGATGGCCGCCCTGCTTGAACGGATCCTGGACTCCAGACCCCTGCTTCACGGTGAGCAGCGTGAGCAGTACCTGGCGCTGCTGGACACCAGCCACGCGACCCTACGCGAGGGCCTGAACCGCATCGGGCGCGGCGAACGCGAGAGCGACCTGGGCCTGAATTTCGCGCGCTCGGGCGGCGCGGCCCAGCTGCAGGCCCTGCTGAGCGTGAATCCCGCGGCCTTCAAGCCTCGTCCGCCGGAACACCGGCTGAGCCAGATCACCGAGACCCCGGACGACCAGACCCCTGGCCCCGCAGACGCGGCGGAAGAGGGCGCCTCGCTGGAGGACGGCCTGCGCCAGTTTTACCGCGACAATGCCGAGATCTGGGAATACTTTGCCCCCGAGATCCGCGAGCACCTGGGGGGCCTGCGGGCCCAGCTCGACGCGGCCACGGACGGCGCGGACCCCGATCTGGACGTGATGTTCCGCGCCGCGCACACGGTCAAGGGCAGCTCGTACATGGTGGGGCTGCCGGGCCTGGGCGACTTTGCCCACGGCATGGAGGACCTGCTGGGCGGCGTGCGCGACGGCGTGCTGCGGCTGGACGCCCCGGTGCTGGAGGTGCTGGACCTGGCCCTGATCGGCATGGACAGCCTGCTGCAGGCGGCCGAGGGGGGCAGCGCCCCGGTGGCGGGTCAGCTCGCCGCGCTCAGCTCCCAGATGGCGGCCCTGGCGGGAGGACAGACCCCGGACCACACGCCCCCGGCGCAGGCGGACAGCACTCCGGCCAGCCCCGAGGGCGGCGCACCGGCCGGCAGCCTCAGCCCGGAGGTCGCCTCGATCCGCGTGCCTGCCCGGCAGCTCGAGGGCCTGATGGATCAGCTGGGCGAACTCGTGACCGCCCGCTCCCGGCTGGGACAGAGCCTCTCGCGGCTGGACGAGCTGCAGCAGGCCATGCTGGGCAGTCAGGTTCGCTTTCAGCGCACGGTGCGCGACTTCGAGGAACGGCACCTCAACCCGGACATGGTGCGCGCGGCCGAACACCCCGCCTCCGAACCGATGGGCGGCATGGGCGACGCGAACCTGACCCAGCAGTTCGATGAGTTGGAATTCGACACGTACAACGACCTGAACATCCTGGCCCGCAGCATCACCGAGCTGAGCGCCGACTTTGCCGAGGTACGCCGCCGACTGAGCGAGACGGTGGGCGAACTGCAGGGAGAAAACGAGCTGCTGGGCAAGCTGCTGCGCCAGCTGCGCCTGGACGTGACCCAGACCAGCCGGGTCAGTTTTGCGCAGACGGCCAACCGGCTGCGGCGCTGGGCCCGCGAACACGCCGAGCGCTTCGACTTTCTGGTCGAGGGTGAGGAGGTGCAGGTGGACAGCGCCGTGCTGCAGCGCCTCATTGACCCGCTGATGCACCTGCTGACCAACGCCCTGCACCACGGCATCGGCAGCGCCGAGGGCCGGGCCGGGGCCGGCAAGAGCGGGCGCGGCCGGGTGTGGCTGCGCGCCGCCCAGCGCCAGAACTTTCTGGAAGTCAGCGTGCAGGACGACGGTCAGGGCTTGGACCTGGACACCATTGCAAGCCGCGCCCTGGAAAAGGGCCTGAGGTCCGTGCAGGAACTGGACCGCATGTCCGACGACGACCGCGCCCGCCTGATCCTGCTGCCGGGGTTGTCCACCGCGCAGGGGGTCAGCACCGTGGCCGGACGCGGCGTGGGCATGGACGTGGTGGCCACCACCGCCCGCCAGCTGGGGGGGGAGCTGCTGATCCGCTCGGTGCGCGGATCAGGCACGACCTTCACGCTGCGGCTGCCCACCACCCGGCGCATCGTGGACGTGCTGCCGGTGCGCGCCGCGGGGCATGAGCTGGGCTTTGCCGTCGGCGTGGTGCGGGCGCTGCGCGAACTGCACAGCCATGAACTCGGCATAGGCGAACACGGCTTCGAGGTGCCCTTCGAGGGCCGCAGCCTGCCGGTGGTGGATCTGCGCGCCATCTGGGGACTGGCCCCGGACGCGGAGGACGACGGCGAGCTGCACCGCCTGGTCATCCTCGCCACCCCTGCCGGAGACGTGGCGGCCCGCGTGGACAGCTTTGGGCAGATCGAGGAAGTCAGCGTGTCGCCCCTGGGCTCGCTGCTCAGCGGGCTGGAGTATCTGGCCGGCACGGCGCTGTCTGCAGCCGGAGACGCCTTCTCCCTGCTCGATCCCTCCGGCCTGATCCGCCTGGCCCGCCGCCCACAGGACTTCCTCAAGCCGCAGGCCAGCGTGGGGCAGGGCCGGGGACGCACCCGCCTGCTGCTCGTCGACGACTCGCTGAGCGTACGCAAGCTGGTGGGGCGCATGCTTGAACGCGGCGGTTACACGGTGATCACGGCCAACGACGGTCAGGAAGCGCTGGACCTGCTGCAACTTGACGCCGAGTTCGGAGCAGTGATCAGCGACCTGGAAATGCCGCGCATGAACGGTTACGAACTGCTCTCGGCGGTGCGGGGACGTCCGGCCACCGCGCGGCTGCCGCTGATGATCATGACCACCCGCGCCGGCGAGAAACACCAGCGCCTCGCCCTGCAACTGGGCGCGAACGACTACTTCACCAAGCCGGTGAACGAGGCGCTGCTGCTGCGCCGCATCGGCGACGTGCTGGCGGTGGAGGCATGA
- a CDS encoding DUF4388 domain-containing protein yields the protein MTAPMNVPSVLTVLNDPARAAMYGHLAQLAGVQVIQAEGALHALTQLERTPVNAIICDTTLPDMTGEEFCSVLEGDGQPDRLPVYLIPNVPGDGEAGRAGGPEVLIRAFEGLGLEPGRYPVPLNCNAPTQLSGELGAFGLAEFLNWVAELGYTGHWLVTAGAPQRPGPCGHLTMQAGRLNYAEFGGRSGKAALLGLLACLEQRSGGEFRFYQCAQLPATSHPDFTQSTSRLLIELAVTLDEAAPRVR from the coding sequence ATGACCGCTCCGATGAACGTGCCCTCGGTCCTGACCGTCCTGAACGACCCGGCACGCGCCGCCATGTACGGTCATCTGGCCCAGCTCGCCGGCGTGCAGGTGATTCAGGCCGAGGGAGCGCTGCACGCCCTCACCCAGCTGGAACGCACCCCGGTCAACGCGATCATCTGCGACACCACCCTGCCCGACATGACCGGCGAGGAGTTTTGCAGCGTGCTGGAGGGCGACGGACAGCCGGACCGCCTGCCGGTCTACCTGATTCCCAACGTGCCGGGGGACGGGGAAGCGGGCCGCGCCGGGGGTCCCGAGGTCCTGATCCGGGCCTTCGAGGGGCTGGGACTGGAGCCCGGGCGCTATCCGGTGCCGCTGAACTGCAATGCCCCGACCCAGCTCAGCGGCGAGCTGGGCGCGTTCGGACTCGCCGAATTCCTGAACTGGGTCGCCGAGCTGGGCTACACCGGCCACTGGCTGGTGACCGCCGGCGCCCCACAGCGCCCCGGACCCTGCGGGCACCTGACCATGCAGGCCGGCCGCCTGAACTACGCCGAGTTTGGCGGGCGCTCGGGCAAGGCGGCCCTGCTGGGACTGCTCGCCTGTCTGGAACAGCGGAGCGGAGGCGAGTTCCGCTTCTATCAATGCGCCCAACTGCCGGCCACCTCGCATCCCGACTTCACCCAGTCCACCTCCCGGCTCCTGATCGAGCTGGCCGTCACCCTCGACGAGGCCGCTCCCCGGGTCCGCTGA
- a CDS encoding response regulator: protein MPQIFIVDDSISVRKALEITFKRHSLGSFSAVSGEQALETLEGRPTVDLLMADVIMPGMSGLELCRAVRRDPQFQHLPVVLMSGNIDEDIRRQAREVGANGVLRKPFSPEELIPMVEELLAAVPVAAAPAEPSGAEAEPHAPTPTHLPDGFAQLVAEARQRADVEAVLVLDAQFSVVAGDEPTSELAAQWPMYIRFFMTTAQVVGQALLGDELQAVTLSYAGRQVTFQVQQGHTVVTLNRREKTLN from the coding sequence ATGCCCCAGATCTTTATCGTTGACGACAGCATCAGTGTCCGCAAGGCGCTGGAAATCACCTTCAAGCGGCATTCGCTGGGCAGCTTCAGCGCGGTCAGCGGCGAACAGGCCCTGGAAACCCTGGAGGGCCGCCCCACGGTCGACCTGCTGATGGCCGACGTGATCATGCCCGGCATGAGCGGCCTGGAACTGTGCCGCGCGGTGCGCCGCGATCCCCAGTTTCAGCACCTGCCGGTGGTGCTCATGAGCGGCAACATCGACGAGGACATCCGGCGCCAAGCCCGGGAGGTCGGAGCCAACGGCGTGCTGCGTAAACCCTTCAGCCCCGAGGAACTGATTCCGATGGTCGAGGAGCTGCTCGCCGCCGTGCCGGTGGCCGCCGCGCCGGCCGAGCCCTCCGGGGCCGAGGCCGAACCCCACGCGCCCACTCCCACCCACCTGCCCGACGGCTTCGCGCAGCTCGTGGCGGAAGCCCGTCAACGCGCGGATGTGGAAGCCGTGCTGGTGCTCGACGCACAGTTCAGCGTGGTGGCCGGGGATGAGCCCACCTCCGAGCTGGCCGCACAGTGGCCCATGTACATCCGCTTCTTCATGACGACCGCGCAGGTGGTGGGGCAGGCGCTGCTGGGCGACGAGTTGCAGGCCGTGACCCTGAGCTACGCGGGCCGGCAGGTCACCTTCCAGGTGCAGCAGGGCCACACCGTGGTCACCCTAAACCGCCGTGAAAAGACCCTGAACTGA